From one Halosimplex rubrum genomic stretch:
- a CDS encoding AAA family ATPase: MDVSEANAECDRVLDEIGSAVIADREFLETVLLGFVGRGHVLMEDVPGTGKTLTARSMATALGLDFSRVQFTPDLLPADITGTHVFNEREREFEFNEGPLFANVVLADEINRAPPKTQSALLEAMEEEQVTVDGDTYELPSPFFVLATQNPVEMEGTFELPEAQVDRFLVKSSIGYPDEAGEEELLHRRLGRSEQSPSVSPVLNQDLVTSLREAPEQVRVDDDLVTYVSAIARATRQDRRVEVGVSPRGTQRLLEATRARAAMVGREYVTPDDVKRVAQPVLAHRIVLTPDARVDEVQKSSVVDSVLDEIPVPTV, encoded by the coding sequence ATGGACGTAAGCGAAGCGAACGCGGAGTGCGACCGGGTCCTCGACGAGATCGGGTCGGCCGTCATCGCCGACCGTGAGTTCCTCGAGACCGTGCTGCTGGGATTCGTCGGCCGCGGCCACGTTCTCATGGAGGACGTGCCGGGGACCGGGAAGACGCTCACCGCCCGCAGCATGGCCACCGCCCTCGGCCTCGACTTCTCCCGCGTGCAGTTCACCCCCGACCTGCTGCCCGCGGACATCACCGGCACGCACGTCTTCAACGAGCGCGAGCGGGAGTTCGAGTTCAACGAGGGCCCCCTGTTCGCGAACGTCGTGCTGGCCGACGAGATCAACCGCGCGCCGCCCAAGACCCAGTCCGCCCTCCTCGAAGCGATGGAGGAGGAACAGGTCACCGTCGACGGCGACACCTACGAGCTGCCCTCCCCGTTTTTCGTCCTCGCGACGCAGAACCCCGTCGAGATGGAGGGCACCTTCGAACTCCCCGAGGCGCAGGTCGACCGCTTCCTCGTCAAGAGTTCCATCGGCTACCCCGACGAGGCCGGCGAGGAGGAGCTGCTCCACCGCCGCCTGGGCCGCAGCGAGCAGAGCCCGTCGGTCTCGCCGGTGCTGAACCAGGACCTCGTGACGAGCCTGCGCGAGGCGCCCGAGCAGGTCCGCGTCGACGACGACCTGGTGACCTACGTCTCGGCCATCGCCCGCGCGACCCGCCAGGACCGGCGCGTCGAGGTGGGCGTCTCGCCGCGGGGCACCCAGCGCCTGCTGGAGGCGACCCGCGCCCGCGCCGCCATGGTCGGCCGCGAGTACGTCACCCCCGACGACGTGAAACGCGTCGCCCAGCCGGTGCTGGCCCACCGCATCGTCCTCACGCCCGACGCCCGCGTCGACGAGGTGCAGAAATCGTCGGTCGTCGACAGCGTCCTCGACGAGATACCGGTCCCGACGGTCTGA